From the genome of Vulpes lagopus strain Blue_001 chromosome 2, ASM1834538v1, whole genome shotgun sequence, one region includes:
- the LOC121477246 gene encoding homeobox protein Hox-D9-like, translating into MSGHLPMHQAPHSEKSILGGAGPPGRGPGLAAKGRRGSGYCTFPPGPARSVPTRATERACAASCRAASTPGPAAAASSATEPAVTQAANTALKGGGGGGGNGGGGGGCASALPVPRDPPSDQRRPGEAKKGAAPCWYSLFLSVGQGLLAAGTLMHSSFCCIERTTEAKEGV; encoded by the exons ATGTCAGGACACCTTCCCATGCACCAAGCTCCTCACTCAGAGAAGAGCATCTTGG GCGGAGCGGGCCCGCCGGGCCGGGGCCCAGGCCTCGCggcgaaggggaggagagggagcggATACTGCACCttcccccccggccccgcccggagcgTCCCGACGCGTGCTACGGAGCGGGCCTGCGCCGCTTCATGCCGCGCCGCCTCCACTCCCGGCCCGGCTGCGGCGGCTTCCTCGGCGACGGAGCCGGCGGTAACCCAGGCGGCGAACACTGCACTtaaaggcggcggcggcggcggcggtaacggcggcggcggcggcggctgcgccTCGGCACTTCCGGTTCCTCGGGACCCGCCCTCCGACCAACGAAGGCCCGGCGAGGCCAAGAAGGGCGCcgctccctgctgg tattctctgtttctatctgTGGGACAAGGACTACTGGCAGCTGGCACCCTAATGCATTCTTCCTTTTGTTGTATAG AAAGAACAACAGAAGCCAAAGAAGGAgtgtga